One Eurosta solidaginis isolate ZX-2024a chromosome 5, ASM4086904v1, whole genome shotgun sequence DNA segment encodes these proteins:
- the Pex16 gene encoding peroxisomal membrane protein PEX16: MDKLQRLIKSYEAWVAANPETVCDVETTSKWISYFIAGRISDSNVLSELVYTLSNMLVLYNDRIICKSHYNMHSSEITAPSTSAVAYGNSKKQKFIYRLKVMLTTLEYCEVFIEISAKRVFGNKGKWLFITIVQFAKAAGRFIILKHSTEKIITSPVLPALNRRAIIKKQKSAMKYGTIVTDLPPTQNGHAQHNGFMDNRFTFQLKRSGRLMRKVEGAPPIQFRDFKLASVAEEQQTMNANMPPINYALVQAEYLYIAKPLIHLTAMGLFGEKRWKQYVISLALDFASIRLYHQQRQYMSKEQKLELSRRCMNLLLYLMRSPFYESVTRSRLDRALGFVAENVPLIKLVAGPIREYIPYWQDTYFYLWST, translated from the exons ATGGATAAATTACAAAGGCTTATAAAATCATACGAGGCCTGGGTGGCTGCAAATCCTGAAACTGTATGTGATGTTGAAACCACATCAAAATGGATATCCTATTTCATAGCTG GACGTATTTCCGATTCAAATGTGCTATCCGAACTTGTTTATACATTATCCAATATGTTGGTGCTCTACAATGACCGCATAATTTGCAAATCGCATTACAATATGCATTCAAGTGAAATCACAGCACCCAGTACTAGTGCGGTAGCTTACGGTaacagcaaaaaacaaaaattcatttaCCGTCTAAAGGTCATGTTGACCACATTAGAATATTGTGAAGTATTTATTGAAATATCAGCGAAACGTGTTTTTGGTAACAAAGGAAAATGGCTATTCATAACAATTGTACAATTTGCCAAAGCGGCAGGCCGTTTTATCATACTTAAACATTCGACAGAAAAAATAATCACATCACCGGTGCTACCAGCACTCAATCGACGTGctataattaaaaaacaaaaatcagcCATGAAATATGGCACAATTGTTACAGATTTACCGCCAACACAAAATGGCCACGCGCAACATAATGGATTTATGGATAATCGTTTTACATTCCAATTGAAACGTTCCGGCCGTTTAATGCGTAAAGTAGAAGGTGCACCACCAATACAATTTCGTGACTTTAAGTTGGCGTCGGTGGCAGAGGAACAACAAACAATGAATGCAAACATGCCGCCCATAAATTATGCTTTAGTACAAGCTGAGTATTTGTACATAGCGAAGCCATTAATACATTTGACCGCTATGGGTTTATTTGGCGAAAAACGCTGGAAACAATATGTAATTTCGTTAGCATTGGATTTTGCTAGTATACGTTTGTACCATCAACAACGACAATACATGAGTAAAGAACAAAAGTTGGAATTGTCACGCCGTTGTATGAATTTATTGTTATACTTAATGCGTTCACCATTCTATGAAAGTGTGACACGCTCACGTTTAGATCGTGCATTGGGCTTTGTCGCTGAAAATGTACCGTTGATTAAACTGGTAGCCGGTCCAATACGCGAATATATACCTTATTGGCAGGATACATACTTTTATTTGTGGTCAACATAA
- the LOC137253629 gene encoding vacuolar protein sorting-associated protein 26C — MSAINFEIRLNKENKIYHEGELLKGSVHFNCPAEAKHDGIILTMEGVVNLQLSTKNVGLFDAFYNSVKPITLLNNTLELDAPGKLTAGNSDFHFELPLVCKKEPRILYETYHGVFININYQLRCDVKRSFLAKSLQKIQQFCIQNKPTVVDAKALKASEVNFSISPETIQKHTKERVAMPRFLITGKLDQTECCVTRPLTGQLTVQHTEVAIKSIELQLVRVETCGCAEGYSKDATEIQTIHIADGNVCPKLEIPIYMILPRLFTCPTLVTKNFKIEFELNLLVIFKDDYVVTENFQVVFKRTESPSDNKIRT, encoded by the exons ATGAGTGCTATAAATTTCGAAATTAGATTAAATAAAGAGAATAAAATATATCACGAAGGA GAACTGTTAAAGGGTAGTGTGCACTTCAATTGCCCAGCTGAGGCGAAACACGATGGCATCATATTAACAATGGAGGGCGTAGTCAATTTACAATTAAGTACAAAAAATGTTGGACTTTTTGATGCTTTTTATAATTCTGTGAAACCTATAACTCTGCTCAATAATACACTTGAACTGGATGCGCCCGGTAAATTAACTGCCGGAAATTCTGATTTCCATTTCGAGTTGCCGCTGGTATGCAAAAAAGAACCGCGCATACTCTACGAAACATATCATGGTGTTTTCATTAATATTAACTATCAATTGCGTTGTGATGTGAAACGTAGCTTTTTAGCTAAATCATTACAAAAGATACAACAATTTTGCATACAAAATAAGCCAACTGTGGTGGATGCCAAAGCACTTAAAGCGAGCGAAGTAAATTTCAGCATAAGCCCGGAGACTATACAGAAACATACTAAGGAACGTGTAGCAATGCCAAGATTTTTAATAACGGGTAAACTTGATCAAACCGAATGTTGCGTTACACGTCCACTAACTGGCCAG TTAACTGTACAGCATACAGAAGTGGCTATTAAATCTATTGAGTTGCAATTAGTGCGTGTGGAGACATGCGGCTGTGCAGAAGGTTATTCCAAGGATGCCACTGAAATTCAAACAATTCATATTGCTGATGGTAATGTTTGTCCGAAATTAGAAATACCTATTTATATGATACTACCACGACTATTCACGTGTCCAACATTGgtaacgaaaaattttaaaattg AATTCGAATTAAATTTGTTAGTGATATTCAAAGATGATTACGTTGTTACAGAAAACTTTCAAGTAGTATTTAAGCGTACGGAGTCGCCAAGTGATAATAAAATTAGAACATaa